In the Streptomyces fradiae ATCC 10745 = DSM 40063 genome, one interval contains:
- a CDS encoding glycosyltransferase — MTADQPDRRGAGPATERRGPAPPGAAWARTTVVVITRDRRDQLLRTLERLAALPGRPPVVVVDNASSDGTAEAVAARYPEVLLVSPGRNLGAVGRTLGVRHARTPYVAFSDDDSWWQPGALAAAERLLDDHPRLGLVAASVRVGEDGRREDPLNAELASSPLGREPGLPGTRVLGFLACAAVARREAYLEAGGYHPVVFFAGEEQLLAYDLEACGWAVCHCPEVVAVHGPVGGVRGGRRAVMRRNAVLTAWLRRPVGVALRRTGRLAADAARRGAEAREAREAREALRGVLERLPAALRARRRLPAHVEEAARRVEGGDRGGCRPPEAGVG, encoded by the coding sequence GTGACCGCCGACCAGCCAGACCGCCGCGGCGCCGGACCGGCGACCGAGCGGCGCGGCCCCGCGCCACCGGGTGCCGCGTGGGCGCGTACGACCGTCGTGGTCATCACCCGCGACCGGCGCGACCAGCTGCTGCGCACCCTGGAGCGGCTCGCCGCGCTGCCCGGGCGCCCGCCGGTCGTGGTCGTCGACAACGCCTCGTCGGACGGCACGGCCGAGGCGGTCGCCGCCCGGTATCCCGAGGTCCTGTTGGTCTCCCCCGGCCGGAACCTCGGGGCCGTCGGCCGCACCCTGGGCGTGCGGCACGCCCGTACGCCCTACGTGGCCTTCAGCGACGACGACTCCTGGTGGCAGCCGGGCGCGCTCGCGGCGGCGGAGCGGCTGCTGGACGACCACCCGCGCCTGGGCCTGGTCGCCGCGTCCGTGCGAGTGGGCGAGGACGGCAGGCGTGAGGACCCGCTCAACGCCGAGCTGGCCTCCTCGCCGCTGGGCCGTGAGCCCGGGCTGCCCGGCACGCGGGTACTGGGCTTCCTCGCCTGCGCGGCCGTCGCACGGCGCGAGGCGTACCTGGAGGCGGGCGGCTACCACCCGGTCGTCTTCTTCGCCGGTGAGGAGCAGCTGCTCGCGTACGACCTGGAGGCGTGCGGCTGGGCGGTGTGCCACTGCCCCGAGGTGGTGGCCGTGCACGGCCCGGTCGGCGGCGTACGCGGCGGGCGCCGCGCGGTCATGCGCCGCAACGCCGTGCTGACGGCCTGGCTGCGGCGCCCGGTAGGCGTGGCGCTGCGGCGCACCGGGCGGCTGGCGGCGGACGCGGCCCGGCGCGGCGCGGAGGCGCGCGAGGCGCGCGAGGCGCGCGAGGCGCTGCGCGGGGTGCTGGAGCGGCTCCCGGCGGCTCTGCGGGCCCGGCGGCGGCTGCCCGCGCACGTCGAGGAGGCCGCACGGCGCGTGGAGGGCGGTGATCGGGGCGGGTGTCGCCCGCCGGAGGCAGGTGTCGGCTGA
- a CDS encoding carboxylate-amine ligase — MITVGVEEEFFLVDPVTCLPVPLADEVRRAAGLGPIVDAQEVQPELLQAQIEVATPVCSDLDEVGGHLLRLRHALGTAAEKNGCRIVAAGTAPYRQAAPVPVTETARYLAMHSQAPQLVDEQLVNGMHVHVAVPDRAAAVAVLNRIRPWLPVLVAMSANSPLWDGHDTGFASWRTVIFGRWPVSGPPPAFADAADHDRRIAALLDSGAVCDTGQIYWQARMSERYPTVEVRCTDVQLRADAAVMLAGLIRAMVTTALRAEEAGEPLPDCPPERLQAANWYAARHGLSDLLMDPDGRSRRAGDVLARLLDTVTPALEAAGDTREVTSLIHRLLQQGTSADLQRGVLAEGGMSALTDLLITETVAP; from the coding sequence ATGATCACAGTTGGGGTCGAGGAAGAGTTCTTCCTCGTCGATCCGGTCACCTGCCTGCCGGTCCCCCTCGCGGACGAGGTCCGCAGGGCGGCGGGGCTCGGTCCGATCGTGGACGCCCAGGAGGTCCAGCCGGAGCTGCTGCAGGCGCAGATCGAGGTGGCCACCCCGGTCTGCTCCGACCTCGACGAGGTCGGCGGCCACCTGCTGCGGCTGCGGCACGCGCTCGGGACCGCGGCGGAGAAGAACGGCTGCCGGATCGTGGCGGCGGGCACCGCCCCGTACCGCCAGGCGGCCCCCGTGCCGGTCACGGAGACCGCCCGCTACCTGGCGATGCACTCGCAGGCGCCCCAGCTCGTGGACGAGCAGCTGGTCAACGGCATGCACGTGCACGTCGCGGTGCCCGACCGGGCGGCCGCGGTGGCGGTGCTCAACCGGATCAGGCCCTGGCTCCCGGTCCTGGTCGCGATGTCGGCCAACTCGCCCCTGTGGGACGGACACGACACCGGGTTCGCGAGCTGGCGGACGGTGATCTTCGGCAGGTGGCCGGTGAGCGGACCCCCGCCGGCCTTCGCCGACGCCGCCGACCACGACCGCCGGATCGCGGCCCTGCTGGACTCGGGGGCGGTCTGCGACACCGGCCAGATCTACTGGCAGGCCCGGATGTCGGAGCGCTACCCGACGGTGGAGGTGCGCTGTACGGACGTGCAGCTGCGGGCCGACGCCGCCGTGATGCTCGCGGGCCTGATCCGGGCCATGGTCACCACCGCCCTGCGGGCCGAGGAGGCCGGGGAGCCCCTGCCGGACTGCCCCCCGGAGCGGTTGCAGGCCGCGAACTGGTACGCGGCCCGGCACGGTCTGAGCGACCTGCTGATGGACCCGGACGGCCGCTCGCGGCGGGCCGGGGACGTGCTGGCCCGGCTGCTCGACACCGTGACCCCCGCGCTGGAGGCCGCCGGGGACACCCGCGAGGTGACCTCGCTGATCCACCGGCTGCTCCAGCAGGGCACCTCGGCGGACCTCCAGCGCGGGGTGCTGGCGGAGGGCGGCATGTCCGCGCTGACGGACCTGCTGATCACCGAGACCGTGGCGCCCTGA
- a CDS encoding NAD-dependent epimerase/dehydratase family protein, which yields MSTFARNWQHAVVTGGAGFVGSHLCSALLAAGTAVTCVDDFSTGRRENVAPLLRHPGFTLLEANVSEPFDVGRPPDLVLHFASPASPADYLRLPLHTLDAGSLGTRHALAMAHRAGARFLLASTSEVYGDPRQHPQNERYWGNVNPVGPRSVYDEAKRFAEALSTAQAETYGTDVGIVRLFNTYGPRMRGHDGRAVPTFVRQALAGEPLTVTGDGRQTRSLCYVDDTVRGVLAAAGHGLRGPVNIGNPVEVTMLELARLVIRLAGSRSEIRYIERPTDDPAVRCPDITLARDKLQWEPRITAEDGLRRTIEWFRATAAEGAGAAAPGT from the coding sequence ATGAGCACCTTCGCCCGGAACTGGCAGCACGCCGTCGTCACCGGCGGCGCGGGCTTCGTCGGGTCCCACCTGTGCTCCGCGCTGCTGGCCGCGGGAACGGCCGTGACCTGCGTGGACGACTTCAGCACCGGACGCCGCGAGAACGTGGCCCCGCTGCTGCGCCACCCCGGGTTCACCCTGCTGGAGGCGAACGTCTCGGAGCCGTTCGACGTCGGGCGCCCGCCCGACCTCGTCCTGCACTTCGCCTCGCCCGCGTCGCCCGCCGACTACCTGCGGCTGCCGCTGCACACCCTGGACGCCGGCAGCCTCGGCACCCGGCACGCGCTGGCGATGGCCCACCGGGCGGGGGCGCGGTTCCTGCTCGCCTCCACCTCGGAGGTGTACGGCGACCCGCGGCAGCACCCGCAGAACGAGCGCTACTGGGGCAACGTCAACCCGGTCGGCCCGCGCAGCGTGTACGACGAGGCGAAGCGGTTCGCGGAGGCGCTGTCGACCGCCCAGGCGGAGACGTACGGCACGGACGTGGGGATCGTCCGGCTGTTCAACACCTACGGGCCGCGCATGCGGGGCCATGACGGGCGCGCCGTGCCGACGTTCGTGCGGCAGGCCCTGGCGGGGGAGCCGCTGACGGTCACCGGGGACGGGCGCCAGACCCGGTCGCTCTGCTACGTCGACGACACCGTGCGGGGCGTCCTGGCGGCGGCCGGGCACGGGCTGCGCGGCCCCGTGAACATCGGCAACCCGGTCGAGGTCACCATGCTGGAGCTGGCGCGGCTGGTGATCCGGCTGGCCGGTTCGCGCTCCGAGATCCGGTACATCGAGCGGCCCACCGACGACCCCGCCGTGCGCTGCCCGGACATCACCCTCGCCCGCGACAAGCTCCAGTGGGAGCCGCGGATCACGGCCGAGGACGGGCTGCGGCGCACGATCGAGTGGTTCCGCGCCACAGCCGCCGAGGGCGCCGGGGCCGCCGCCCCCGGCACCTGA
- a CDS encoding carbamoyltransferase family protein, producing the protein MRILGINALFHDPAAALVVDGRVVAAAEEERFSRRKHGKRPVPFSAWELPEKAAAWCLERAGLRPRDVDAVAYSFDPALARPADEMGLADPWDHLRLTYAREAPGFLATALPGLDPEAVRFVPHHMAHAASAAFATDEAGAATSSVLVLDGRGERASHLAARRVRDRLEPLAAQDLPHSLGLVYEELTEHLGFLRSSDEFKVMALASYGRPRMREELRRYVYPTGDGGFRAAGVPWRELSPPRGPQEAWTQDHADLAASAQAVLEETLLDLVRWLHGRTRDSLLTLAGGVALNCVANARIAREGPFSRVWVQPAAGDAGTALGGAMLLAAGAGDDVAPMGGADLGRDWSDAELGAWLKTAQVPFDRPPDIAADVARALADNAVVAWFQGRAEYGPRALGHRSLLAHPGHAGNLERLNDVKGREQFRPVAPMVLAERAAEIFTGRMPSPYMLFVHEVAPEWRDRIPAVVHVDGTARIQTVDRAAEPLVARMLEEFERLTGLPVVVNTSLNTAGRPMVDDPRDALECFGSTPVDLLAIGPYAVRRGAFFTADSQDSQNTRDSLESLDSRESLREARDSRDAQDPRDSGDPRGPDSGAPGRDARDARGAPGSGGAPGARPVRRAAR; encoded by the coding sequence ATGCGCATTCTCGGAATCAACGCCCTCTTCCACGATCCCGCCGCCGCGCTGGTGGTCGACGGACGCGTGGTCGCCGCCGCCGAGGAGGAACGCTTCTCCCGGCGCAAGCACGGCAAGCGCCCCGTGCCGTTCTCCGCCTGGGAGCTGCCGGAGAAGGCCGCCGCCTGGTGCCTCGAACGCGCCGGGCTGCGCCCGCGGGACGTGGACGCCGTCGCGTACTCGTTCGACCCGGCCCTCGCCCGGCCCGCCGACGAGATGGGCCTCGCCGACCCGTGGGACCACCTGCGGCTGACGTACGCGCGCGAGGCGCCCGGCTTCCTGGCGACGGCGCTGCCCGGCCTCGACCCGGAGGCCGTCAGGTTCGTGCCGCACCACATGGCGCACGCCGCGTCCGCCGCCTTCGCCACCGACGAGGCGGGCGCCGCCACCAGCTCCGTCCTCGTCCTCGACGGGCGCGGCGAGCGGGCCTCGCACCTGGCCGCCCGCCGCGTCCGCGACCGGCTGGAGCCGCTGGCCGCCCAGGACCTGCCGCACTCGCTGGGCCTGGTGTACGAGGAGCTGACCGAGCACCTGGGCTTCCTGCGCTCCTCCGACGAGTTCAAGGTGATGGCCCTGGCCTCCTACGGCCGCCCCCGCATGCGGGAGGAGCTGCGCCGGTACGTGTACCCGACCGGTGACGGCGGCTTCCGCGCGGCGGGCGTGCCGTGGCGGGAGCTGTCCCCGCCGCGCGGCCCGCAGGAGGCGTGGACGCAGGACCACGCGGACCTCGCGGCGAGCGCCCAGGCCGTGCTGGAGGAGACGCTGCTGGACCTGGTGCGCTGGCTGCACGGCCGGACCCGCGACTCGCTGCTGACGCTCGCCGGCGGCGTGGCGCTCAACTGCGTGGCCAACGCCCGCATCGCGCGCGAGGGCCCGTTCTCGCGGGTGTGGGTGCAGCCGGCCGCGGGCGACGCCGGGACGGCGCTGGGCGGGGCGATGCTGCTCGCCGCGGGCGCCGGCGACGACGTGGCGCCCATGGGCGGCGCCGACCTGGGCCGCGACTGGTCCGACGCGGAGCTGGGCGCCTGGCTGAAGACGGCTCAGGTGCCGTTCGACCGGCCGCCGGACATCGCGGCGGACGTCGCGCGGGCGCTGGCGGACAACGCGGTCGTCGCCTGGTTCCAGGGGCGTGCGGAGTACGGCCCGCGGGCGCTCGGCCACCGCTCGCTCCTGGCCCATCCGGGGCACGCGGGGAACCTGGAGCGGCTCAACGACGTGAAGGGCCGCGAGCAGTTCCGGCCGGTGGCGCCGATGGTGCTGGCCGAGCGGGCGGCGGAGATCTTCACCGGGCGGATGCCCAGCCCGTACATGCTCTTCGTGCACGAGGTGGCGCCCGAGTGGCGCGACCGGATCCCGGCCGTGGTCCACGTCGACGGCACCGCCCGCATCCAGACCGTGGACCGGGCGGCCGAGCCGCTGGTCGCCCGGATGCTGGAGGAGTTCGAGCGGCTCACCGGACTGCCGGTGGTCGTCAACACCAGCCTCAACACGGCCGGCCGGCCCATGGTGGACGATCCGCGCGACGCGCTGGAGTGCTTCGGCTCGACGCCCGTGGACCTGCTGGCGATCGGCCCGTACGCGGTGCGCCGGGGCGCCTTCTTCACGGCGGACTCCCAGGACTCCCAGAACACCCGGGACTCCCTGGAGTCGCTGGACTCCCGCGAGTCGCTGCGGGAGGCACGGGACTCCCGGGACGCCCAGGACCCACGGGACTCCGGGGACCCGCGGGGCCCGGACTCCGGGGCCCCGGGGCGGGACGCGCGCGACGCGCGTGGCGCCCCCGGGTCCGGGGGCGCACCGGGCGCCCGGCCGGTGAGGAGGGCGGCGCGGTGA
- a CDS encoding glycosyltransferase: MNILLWHVHGSWTTAFVQGPHTYLVPVLPDRGPDGRGRARTFDWPHTVREVTPEQLREEPVDVVLLQRPEEFALAERWLGGRRPGRDVPAVYLEHNAPDGDVPDTRHPCADRAGLTLVHVTHFNRLFWDSGRARAEVVEHGVVDPGHLYTGRLARAAVVVNEPVRRGRYTGTDLLPALSEAAPLDVFGMRAENLASHLRLPEERCRARDLPQRELHTEMARRRLYLHPVRWTSLGLSLLEAMHLGMPVVALATTEAVEAVPAGAGTLSTRPEVLAAAARRYLEEPEAAVEDGARARQAALERYGLKRFLDDWERVLTEVRS; this comes from the coding sequence GTGAACATCCTGCTCTGGCACGTCCACGGCTCCTGGACGACGGCGTTCGTCCAGGGCCCGCACACCTACCTCGTCCCCGTGCTGCCGGACCGCGGCCCCGACGGGCGGGGCCGGGCCCGCACCTTCGACTGGCCGCACACCGTGCGGGAGGTGACCCCCGAACAGCTGCGGGAGGAGCCGGTCGACGTGGTCCTCCTCCAGCGCCCCGAGGAGTTCGCCCTCGCCGAGCGCTGGCTCGGCGGGCGCCGCCCCGGCCGGGACGTGCCCGCCGTGTACCTGGAGCACAACGCGCCCGACGGCGACGTGCCGGACACCCGGCACCCGTGCGCCGACCGCGCCGGGCTGACGCTCGTCCACGTCACCCACTTCAACCGCCTGTTCTGGGACAGCGGCCGGGCCCGCGCCGAGGTGGTCGAGCACGGCGTCGTCGACCCCGGCCACCTGTACACGGGCCGGCTGGCCCGCGCGGCGGTCGTCGTCAACGAGCCGGTCCGGCGCGGCCGGTACACCGGGACGGACCTGCTGCCCGCCCTGTCCGAGGCCGCGCCGCTCGACGTGTTCGGGATGCGCGCCGAGAACCTCGCCTCGCACCTGCGGCTGCCCGAGGAGCGCTGCCGGGCCCGCGACCTCCCCCAGCGGGAGCTGCACACCGAGATGGCGCGGCGCCGGCTGTACCTGCACCCGGTGCGGTGGACCTCGCTGGGCCTGTCCCTGCTGGAGGCGATGCACCTGGGGATGCCGGTGGTGGCGCTGGCCACCACGGAGGCGGTGGAGGCGGTCCCGGCGGGCGCCGGGACCCTGTCGACCCGCCCCGAGGTGCTGGCGGCGGCGGCGCGGCGGTACCTGGAGGAGCCGGAGGCCGCCGTCGAGGACGGCGCCCGCGCCCGGCAGGCGGCGCTCGAACGGTACGGACTCAAGCGCTTCCTGGACGACTGGGAGCGCGTGCTGACGGAGGTGCGCTCATGA
- a CDS encoding glycosyltransferase: MTGHDLARRLSVVLVSEHASPLAALGGVDAGGQNVHVARLAGALADRGHRVTVFTRRDDARLPAEVAVRPGVVVHHVPAGPPEPVPKDELPPYMDAFGRYLAGVLQGRPPDVLHSHYWMSGVASVRAARALRVPLLHTYHALGTVKRRHQREADTSPPERIGAECEVGLACDRVIATCRDEVRELRRMGVPPDRVSVVPCGVDPEQFSPAGPAAPRGPARHRLLQLGRLVPRKGAAVAVVALSRLPDTELVVVGGPRADALDTDPEVRRLRRVARLAGVADRVRFTGAVSRDEVATLLRGADVVVCPADYEPFGIVPLEAMACGRPVVATAVGGQLDTVADPGCGRLVPPRDPAALARAAAEFLADPRLRAACGAAGRRRVLDRYGWDRVAAATEAVYARVLAARPAVPDAV; encoded by the coding sequence ATGACCGGCCACGACCTCGCGCGGCGCCTGTCGGTGGTGCTCGTCTCGGAGCACGCGAGCCCCCTGGCGGCGCTGGGAGGCGTCGACGCGGGCGGGCAGAACGTGCACGTGGCGCGGCTCGCCGGCGCCCTCGCCGACCGCGGCCACCGGGTGACGGTCTTCACCCGGCGCGACGACGCCCGGCTGCCGGCCGAGGTGGCGGTGCGGCCCGGCGTCGTGGTGCACCACGTGCCGGCCGGGCCGCCCGAGCCGGTGCCGAAGGACGAGCTGCCGCCGTACATGGACGCCTTCGGCCGGTACCTGGCCGGGGTGCTCCAGGGGCGCCCGCCGGACGTGCTCCACTCGCACTACTGGATGTCCGGGGTCGCCTCCGTGCGGGCGGCGCGCGCCCTGCGGGTGCCGCTGCTGCACACGTACCACGCGCTCGGCACGGTGAAGCGGCGCCACCAGAGGGAGGCGGACACGAGCCCGCCGGAGCGGATCGGCGCCGAGTGCGAGGTGGGGCTCGCCTGCGACCGGGTCATCGCGACCTGCCGGGACGAGGTGCGGGAGCTGCGGCGCATGGGCGTGCCGCCGGACCGGGTGAGCGTGGTGCCGTGCGGCGTGGACCCCGAGCAGTTCTCCCCCGCCGGCCCGGCGGCCCCGCGCGGGCCGGCCCGGCACCGGCTGCTGCAGCTGGGCCGGCTCGTGCCCCGCAAGGGCGCGGCCGTGGCGGTCGTGGCGCTGTCCCGGCTGCCCGACACGGAGCTGGTCGTCGTCGGCGGGCCGCGGGCGGACGCGCTGGACACCGACCCGGAGGTGCGGCGGCTGCGGCGGGTGGCCCGGCTCGCCGGGGTCGCCGACCGGGTGCGGTTCACCGGCGCGGTCTCCCGCGACGAGGTGGCGACGCTGCTGCGCGGCGCCGACGTGGTGGTGTGCCCCGCGGACTACGAGCCGTTCGGCATCGTGCCGCTGGAGGCCATGGCGTGCGGGCGGCCGGTGGTGGCCACCGCCGTGGGCGGGCAGCTCGACACGGTGGCCGACCCCGGCTGCGGACGGCTCGTACCGCCCCGCGACCCGGCCGCCCTGGCACGGGCCGCGGCGGAGTTCCTGGCCGACCCGCGGCTGCGCGCGGCGTGCGGCGCGGCGGGCAGGCGGCGGGTCCTCGACCGGTACGGCTGGGACCGCGTCGCGGCGGCCACCGAGGCCGTGTACGCGCGGGTGCTCGCCGCCCGGCCGGCCGTACCGGACGCGGTCTGA
- a CDS encoding D-sedoheptulose-7-phosphate isomerase, whose protein sequence is MEEAVARLRRDHLDRIARWGARLAVVLPGGGRLLAAGNGGSAAQAQHLTAELVGRYRRERPAYSAISLHAETSSLTAIGNDYGFDQVYARQVAAHGRPGDVLLLMSTSGRSGNLIAAAATARSAGVRVWALTGPAPNPLAEAAHEALCVDAGSAATVQEAHLVAVHVLCECFDAAVEAGGAAGAGAAAPARRTGGAPGVLAPAAARRRLS, encoded by the coding sequence CTGGAGGAGGCGGTCGCCCGCCTCCGCCGCGACCACCTGGACCGGATCGCCCGGTGGGGCGCCCGGCTGGCGGTCGTCCTGCCCGGCGGGGGGCGGCTGCTGGCCGCCGGGAACGGCGGCAGCGCCGCCCAGGCGCAGCACCTGACGGCCGAACTGGTGGGCCGCTACCGGCGCGAGCGGCCCGCGTACTCGGCGATCTCCCTGCACGCCGAGACGTCCAGCCTCACCGCGATCGGCAACGACTACGGCTTCGACCAGGTGTACGCGCGGCAGGTCGCCGCGCACGGCCGCCCCGGCGACGTCCTGCTGCTGATGTCCACGTCGGGACGGAGCGGCAACCTGATCGCGGCGGCGGCGACCGCGCGCTCCGCCGGGGTACGGGTGTGGGCGCTGACCGGGCCCGCGCCCAACCCGCTGGCGGAGGCCGCGCACGAGGCGCTGTGCGTGGACGCCGGGTCCGCGGCCACCGTGCAGGAGGCGCACCTGGTGGCCGTGCACGTGCTGTGCGAGTGCTTCGACGCGGCGGTCGAGGCGGGCGGGGCCGCCGGGGCGGGCGCGGCGGCCCCGGCCCGGCGCACCGGCGGCGCGCCGGGCGTGCTCGCGCCCGCGGCGGCCCGGCGGAGGCTGTCGTGA
- the rfaE2 gene encoding D-glycero-beta-D-manno-heptose 1-phosphate adenylyltransferase, producing MSARRPLVVVGDALLDEDIEGTSTRLAPDAPAPVVDVTGDHRRPGGAALAAALATRGGREVVLVTALGADPASDAVRRSLEGRVRLVELPLSGTLPVKTRVLASGRPLVRIDRGGGAPGKPGDAVRDVLAGAHAVLVADYGRGTAEAVRDVLAAVAPRVPVVWDPHPRGGDPVPGARIVTPNGAETEALAAGVPGASLRAYAQRGSELADRWRAAAVAVTLGERGVLLTRPGPGTGTPMLVPAPYRAAGDPCGAGDCFAAATAAALADGALPEEAVQRGVAEAAAFVAAGGAGNPALWRTPVEPGRHRPPVTDPFALAQRVRARGGTVVATGGCFDLLHAGHVGLLESARRIGDCLIVCVNSDVSVTRLKGPGRPLNPLADRTRVLAGLGSVDAVAVFDGDTPAELLARLRPDVWVKGGDYSAEDLPEAEVLRGWGGQAVVLPYLDGRSTTLLAHRAARAAARPAGG from the coding sequence GTGAGCGCCCGCCGGCCGCTGGTCGTCGTCGGGGACGCGCTGCTGGACGAGGACATCGAGGGCACCTCCACCCGGCTCGCGCCGGACGCGCCCGCGCCGGTCGTGGACGTGACGGGCGACCACCGGCGGCCCGGCGGCGCCGCGCTGGCCGCCGCGCTGGCCACCCGCGGCGGCCGGGAGGTGGTGCTGGTGACCGCGCTCGGCGCCGACCCGGCGAGCGACGCGGTGCGCCGGTCCCTGGAGGGCCGGGTCCGGCTGGTGGAGCTGCCGCTGAGCGGCACCCTGCCGGTGAAGACGCGGGTGCTGGCGTCCGGCCGGCCGCTGGTGCGGATCGACCGGGGCGGCGGGGCGCCGGGGAAGCCCGGCGACGCGGTCCGCGACGTGCTGGCCGGGGCGCACGCCGTGCTGGTCGCGGACTACGGGCGCGGCACGGCGGAGGCGGTGCGGGACGTGCTCGCGGCCGTCGCGCCGCGCGTGCCGGTGGTGTGGGACCCGCATCCGCGCGGCGGCGACCCGGTGCCGGGGGCGCGGATCGTCACCCCGAACGGCGCCGAGACCGAGGCGCTGGCCGCGGGCGTTCCCGGCGCCTCCCTGCGGGCGTACGCGCAGCGGGGCTCGGAGCTGGCGGACCGGTGGCGGGCCGCCGCCGTCGCGGTGACCCTCGGGGAGCGCGGGGTCCTGCTGACCCGGCCCGGCCCCGGCACGGGCACGCCGATGCTGGTGCCCGCCCCCTACCGGGCGGCGGGCGACCCGTGCGGCGCGGGCGACTGCTTCGCCGCGGCGACGGCCGCCGCCCTGGCCGACGGGGCCCTGCCGGAGGAGGCCGTGCAGCGCGGCGTGGCGGAGGCGGCGGCGTTCGTGGCGGCGGGCGGGGCGGGCAACCCGGCGCTGTGGCGGACGCCGGTGGAGCCGGGGCGGCACCGGCCTCCGGTGACCGACCCGTTCGCGCTCGCGCAGCGGGTGCGGGCGCGGGGCGGGACCGTGGTGGCCACGGGCGGCTGCTTCGACCTGCTGCACGCCGGGCACGTCGGGCTGCTGGAGAGCGCGCGGCGGATCGGCGACTGCCTGATCGTGTGCGTGAACTCCGACGTGTCGGTGACGCGGCTGAAGGGGCCCGGCCGTCCGCTGAACCCGCTGGCGGACCGCACGCGGGTGCTGGCCGGGCTGGGCAGCGTCGACGCGGTCGCCGTCTTCGACGGCGACACCCCCGCGGAGCTGCTGGCGCGGCTGCGGCCCGACGTGTGGGTGAAGGGCGGCGACTACTCGGCGGAGGACCTGCCCGAGGCGGAGGTGCTGCGCGGCTGGGGCGGGCAGGCGGTGGTCCTGCCGTACCTGGACGGCCGCTCCACCACCCTGCTGGCGCACCGCGCGGCCCGTGCGGCGGCCCGGCCGGCCGGGGGCTGA
- a CDS encoding MFS transporter: protein MRWWSVANLVSNAGTWMQLTVQNLLVLQITGSAAATGLSLSVQAAPGLLVGMAGGAAVDRWPRKLTAAVSQALLGLVAFTTAFLVATDRLGLGVLMALAAVTGLIATVDGPACALLGNDLVRTEDVPSAIGVGSLVHNAGRLAGAGLAGVAVAFLGTASAYAANGLSFLFVAAVIPFLRPVGEPARPPERTAAEPGPAGAPEGRGREGRERDAAGMTVREGLAFFARRPRLVGLAVVCGVSAVFGRNYGLTLAVLVTGPLAGGAGAFGTVSTVLAVGGIVGAVLGARLRRPSVRLVGTLAAAGGLLQAAAGLSPSPAVLLVLVLPMAVAESVSDTAGTTVLQTDPPPHLRGRVLGVWSTVRTVWSLAGPPALGLLMELAGARGALVAGGLVIAAVVLAGRLAHGRRAAAPVLLAPEPAAVRPALGTAA, encoded by the coding sequence ATGCGCTGGTGGTCCGTCGCGAACCTCGTCTCCAACGCCGGTACGTGGATGCAGCTGACCGTGCAGAACCTGCTGGTCCTGCAGATCACCGGCTCCGCCGCCGCGACCGGGCTGTCCCTCTCCGTGCAGGCCGCGCCCGGTCTGCTCGTGGGCATGGCCGGCGGGGCCGCCGTCGACCGCTGGCCCCGCAAGCTGACCGCCGCCGTCAGCCAGGCCCTCCTCGGCCTGGTCGCCTTCACCACGGCGTTCCTCGTCGCCACCGACCGGCTGGGGCTGGGCGTGCTCATGGCGCTCGCCGCCGTCACCGGCCTGATCGCCACCGTCGACGGGCCCGCCTGCGCGCTGCTCGGCAACGACCTGGTGCGCACCGAGGACGTGCCGTCCGCCATCGGGGTCGGCTCCCTCGTCCACAACGCGGGCCGCCTGGCGGGCGCCGGGCTCGCGGGCGTCGCGGTCGCCTTCCTGGGCACGGCCTCGGCGTACGCGGCCAACGGGCTGTCGTTCCTGTTCGTGGCGGCCGTCATCCCCTTCCTGCGGCCGGTGGGCGAACCGGCCCGTCCGCCGGAGCGGACGGCCGCGGAGCCGGGGCCCGCGGGAGCGCCGGAGGGCCGTGGGCGGGAGGGCCGGGAGCGGGACGCCGCCGGGATGACCGTACGGGAGGGGCTGGCGTTCTTCGCCCGCCGCCCGCGGCTGGTGGGTCTCGCCGTCGTCTGCGGCGTCAGCGCCGTCTTCGGCCGCAACTACGGGCTGACACTCGCCGTGCTCGTCACCGGGCCGCTCGCCGGGGGCGCCGGGGCGTTCGGCACCGTCTCCACCGTCCTCGCGGTCGGCGGCATCGTCGGCGCCGTCCTCGGAGCCCGGCTGCGCCGGCCGTCCGTGCGGCTCGTCGGCACCCTCGCGGCGGCCGGCGGGCTCCTCCAGGCGGCGGCCGGGCTGTCGCCGTCGCCGGCCGTGCTGCTGGTGCTCGTCCTGCCGATGGCCGTGGCCGAGTCCGTCTCCGACACCGCCGGCACCACCGTCCTGCAGACCGACCCGCCGCCGCACCTGCGCGGGCGCGTCCTCGGCGTGTGGAGCACCGTCCGTACGGTGTGGAGCCTCGCCGGGCCGCCCGCGCTCGGCCTGCTCATGGAGCTGGCGGGCGCGCGCGGCGCGCTCGTGGCGGGCGGCCTGGTGATCGCCGCCGTCGTCCTGGCGGGCCGCCTCGCGCACGGCCGCCGCGCCGCGGCCCCGGTGCTGCTCGCCCCCGAGCCCGCCGCCGTCCGGCCCGCCCTCGGCACGGCGGCCTGA